TCGAACCGCCGACATTCTGCTTGTAAGGCAGACGCTCTACCAACTGAGCTAAACGCCCGCTATAAAACCTTGCCGCTATTGCTAACGACAAGGTTGCAGATTATAGCGCGTCTTTCAGTGCTTTACCAGCACGGAACTTCGGAGAACGTGCAGCCGGGATCTTGATGGTTTCGCCGGTTTTCGGGTTGCGACCGCTGCGTTCAGCACGCTCGCCAACGTAGAAAGTACCAAAACCTACCAGAGTCACGGTGTCGCCTTTTTTCAGGGCGTCGGTAACAGCGGCAACCATACCATCCAGTGCCTTGGCAGCTGCAGCTTTGGAAATATCGGCTTCAGCGGCGATTGCATCAATCAGTTCAGACTTGTTCACGTAAGTCCCCTTTCGTCGTTCTTCGGTCTACGTAATTCGGATAAAAACCGCTTGCTTTATAGCAAGGTCAAAATCCTTGTGTCAAGCGCCTTCCAGCGGAACATTGCCATTTGACAAGCCCGTCCGGAAAGCACAAGCGGCCCGGTAATTTAACTACGGCTGCAACATACTGATTTTTAATGCGTCATTACGGATACACCGGACGCACCTTCCGGTGCGGGGTGCAACTCTTCCGGCTTCGCTTCTTCAGGCAAGGGCTCGGGCTGACGCTCCAGCGCCAGGGCCAACACCTCGTCGATCCACTTAACAGGATGAATTTCCAGCTTCTGCTTGATGTTGGCAGGAATATCCACCAAGTCCTTGGCATTGCCATGCGGAATCAGTACATGCTTGATTCCCCCGCGATGTGCAGCAAGCAGTTTTTCCTTCAGCCCACCAATGGGCAATACTTCCCCGCGCAAGGTAATCTCGCCGGTCATGGCAACATCAGAGCGTACCGGAATTCCAGCCAGAACGGAAACAATTGCAGTTGTCATCGCAATGCCAGCGCTCGGGCCATCCTTTGGTGTCGCACCTTCAGGCACATGAATGTGCATGTCATGTTTTTCATGAAAATCAGGCTTAATGCCCAAAGCCCTCGAACGACTGCGCACCACACTCATTGCCGCAGTGATGGACTCCTGCATCACCTCACCCAACTGGCCGGTTCGCACAATATTACCCTTGCCTGGCAGCGAAACCGCCTCGATGGTCAACAACTCACCACCCACTTCGGTCCAGGCAAGACCAGTCACCTGGCCAATACGGTTTTCCTGCTCTGCCACACCATAATCAAAACGGTGTACACCCAGGTACTTGTCCAGATTCTTGGCATTTACCGTAACCTTGGTCGTCTTGTTCTTGCCCAGTAAAGCACCCGTCACCACCTTACGGCAGATCTTGGCTATTTCGCGGTCCAAGCTGCGCACACCAGCCTCACGCGTGTAGTAACGCACGATATCGCGCAAAGCACTTTCCTGCAGTACCAGCTCGCCTTCCTGAACGCCATTGGCCTTGATTTGCTTGGGTACCAGATACTTCAGCGCAATATTGACCTTTTCATCCTCGGTGTAGCCAGCCAGGCGGATGATTTCCATCCGGTCCAGCAAAGCGTGCGGAATGTTCAGCGAATTGGCTGTTGCCACAAACATCACATCCGACAAGTCATACTCGACCTCGGCGTAATGATCGACGAAGGAGTGATTCTGCTCCGGATCCAGCACTTCCAGCAAGGCGGATGAAGGGTCGCCACGGAAATCAGCCCCCATCTTGTCCACCTCATCCAGCAGGAACAGCGGGTTCTTCACCCCGACCTTGCTCATGTTCTGCAGCACCTTGCCCGGCATGGAGCCAATATAGGTACGGCGATGACCACGGATCTCGGACTCATCCCGCACGCCGCCCAAGGCCATACGCACAAATTTACGATTGGTTGCGCGAGCGATGGACTGTCCCAGCGAGGTCTTACCTACCCCCGGCGGCCCTACCAGGCACAGAATAGGCGCTTTGAGCTTGTCTACGCGCTGCTGTACTGCCAAGTACTCAAGAATGCGCTCCTTGACCTTTTCCAGGCCGAAGTGATCCTCATCCAGCACAGCTTCGGCGTTACCGACATCCTTATTGATCTTGGTCTTCTTCTTCCAAGGCAGTTCCAACAAGGTGTCAATGTAGTTGCGAACCACCGTCGCTTCGGCCGACATGGGCGACATCATCTTGAGCTTTTTCAGCTCGGCACTGACTTTGTCCTTGGCTTCCTTGGGCATGCCAGCCAGACGAATCTTCTTTTCCAGCTCGTCAAGATCGCTGACTTCATCCATATCACCCAGTTCTTTCTGGATGGCCTTGACCTGCTCGTTCAGGTAATACTCGCGCTGGCTCTTTTCCATTTGGCGCTTGACGCGGCCACGGATGCGCTTTTCCACCTGCAAGATGTCGATCTCGCCTTCCAACTGGGACAGCAAATGCTCCAGCCGCGCACGCACATCAAACATCTCCAGCACTTCCTGCTTCTGCTCCAGCTTGAGCGGCAGGTGAGCCACGATGGTATCTGCCATGCGACCGGCACGCTCGATGCCTGCCAGAGAAGTCATTACTTCAGGCGGAATTTTCTTGTTCAGTTTGACATACTGCTCAAACTGGGCCAGCAAGGCGCGGCGCATAGCTTCGGATTCGGTGGAATCTTCACCATCGGCCGCCAGCGGTGTAATGGTGCCGACAAAGCAGCCACCATCCTCTTCGACCCGGCTGATCTGTGCACGCTGACGGCCCTCGACCAGCACCTTGACAGTGCCATCCGGGAGCTTGAGCATTTGCAGGACCGAGGCAATCGTGCCGACGCTGTAGAGATCATCCGCTTCCGGTTCGTCCTTGGAGGCAGAGCGCTGGGCAACCAGCAACACCTGCTTGCCTTCGTCCATGGCGCTTTCCAGCGCACGGATGGACTTGGCCCTGCCGACAAACAGCGGGATGACCATATGGGGGAAAACAACCACATCCCGGAGCGGAAGCAGGGGCAGTGTGGTTTCTTCGCGGAGTTCTGCGGGTTGGGGCATATCACCTAACCTTGCGTACGTGAAACATTGCATGAAAGATGGGGCAGTCATGCTGAAAATCAACACCCCATACTAAATCAGTTTGGCGACATTACAAAAGAAAACCGCCCGTTGCGGGCGGCTTTTCCTAATCCTGAATCAACTCAGGCGGACTGAACCTGCTCATCCTTGTCGCGATAGATGAACAGAGGCTTTTCACCTTTTTCGATAACCTTTTCATCCACCACAACTTTTTCCACATTTTCCATGGACGGCAGTTCGTACATGGTATCCAGCAGCACACGCTCGATAATGGAGCGCAGACCGCGCGCACCGGTCTTGCGGACCAGTGCCTGCTTGGCAATGACACGCAATGCGGAAGGACGCACTTCCAGCTCAA
The sequence above is drawn from the Aquitalea denitrificans genome and encodes:
- a CDS encoding HU family DNA-binding protein; the encoded protein is MNKSELIDAIAAEADISKAAAAKALDGMVAAVTDALKKGDTVTLVGFGTFYVGERAERSGRNPKTGETIKIPAARSPKFRAGKALKDAL
- the lon gene encoding endopeptidase La; this encodes MPQPAELREETTLPLLPLRDVVVFPHMVIPLFVGRAKSIRALESAMDEGKQVLLVAQRSASKDEPEADDLYSVGTIASVLQMLKLPDGTVKVLVEGRQRAQISRVEEDGGCFVGTITPLAADGEDSTESEAMRRALLAQFEQYVKLNKKIPPEVMTSLAGIERAGRMADTIVAHLPLKLEQKQEVLEMFDVRARLEHLLSQLEGEIDILQVEKRIRGRVKRQMEKSQREYYLNEQVKAIQKELGDMDEVSDLDELEKKIRLAGMPKEAKDKVSAELKKLKMMSPMSAEATVVRNYIDTLLELPWKKKTKINKDVGNAEAVLDEDHFGLEKVKERILEYLAVQQRVDKLKAPILCLVGPPGVGKTSLGQSIARATNRKFVRMALGGVRDESEIRGHRRTYIGSMPGKVLQNMSKVGVKNPLFLLDEVDKMGADFRGDPSSALLEVLDPEQNHSFVDHYAEVEYDLSDVMFVATANSLNIPHALLDRMEIIRLAGYTEDEKVNIALKYLVPKQIKANGVQEGELVLQESALRDIVRYYTREAGVRSLDREIAKICRKVVTGALLGKNKTTKVTVNAKNLDKYLGVHRFDYGVAEQENRIGQVTGLAWTEVGGELLTIEAVSLPGKGNIVRTGQLGEVMQESITAAMSVVRSRSRALGIKPDFHEKHDMHIHVPEGATPKDGPSAGIAMTTAIVSVLAGIPVRSDVAMTGEITLRGEVLPIGGLKEKLLAAHRGGIKHVLIPHGNAKDLVDIPANIKQKLEIHPVKWIDEVLALALERQPEPLPEEAKPEELHPAPEGASGVSVMTH